From a region of the Helianthus annuus cultivar XRQ/B chromosome 5, HanXRQr2.0-SUNRISE, whole genome shotgun sequence genome:
- the LOC118492386 gene encoding uncharacterized protein LOC118492386, with protein MSSITQKLEQILDEQLDTLPIEQIKELVSLITLDNEECEQKFSEDKILNERYFSENKERIFVLNNEEPRNFPIKKEEPETEESSSDMEMSPRQRANNAFTSRSNRHRKKDTEFSMPYHKGIPDSNSNGSATTINTIKIDCIFNLDKRKEVIDKWNTEISLIIQTNSEEFSKAKALLLLLEHKSAGIVQNFIKGTTWDENLQGIAK; from the exons ATGAGTTCTATCACTCAAAAATTAGAGCAAATTCTAGATGAACAATTGGATACCCTTCCAATTGAACAGATAAAAGAACTTGTTAGTCTCATTACTTTAGATAACGAAGAATGTGAACAAAAGTTTTCTGAAGATAAAATCTTAAATGAAAgatatttttctgaaaataaagaACGAATCTTTGTTTTAAATAATGAAGAACCAAGAAACTTTCCTATAAAGAAAGAAGAACCCGAAACTGAAGAAAGCTCTTCAGATATGGAAATGTCTCCAAGACAGAGAGCAAACAATGCTTTTACTAGCAGAAGTAACAGGCATAGAAAAAAGGATACAGAATTTTCCATGCCATACCATAAGGGTATACCTGATTCTAATAGTAATGGTAGTgcaactactattaatactattaaAATTGATTGTATCTTCAACCTCGACAAAAGAAAAGAGGTAATTGATAAGTGGAACACTGAGATCAGTCTAATCATTCAGACTAATTCAGAAGAGTTCTCTAAGGCTaaggctttattattattattagaacaTAAGTCTGCAGGAATTGTACAAAACTTCATCAAAGGAACAACTTGGGATGAAAATTTACAAG GTATTGCTAAATGA